The region TTAGGTCCCCCGGTGGGCTTTAATCCCACCTTAGTGATGTTTTTTGCCGCATTTGCGATCGCCATTCTATCCACTTGGGGCTACGTTCAAGGTCACTGGCCGGGCGGGCTCTCATTTGTGGCCAATATGTTAGCCTTGCACCTCATGGGCACAGTAATTCACGATGCCTCCCACAATGTTGCCCACCGTCATCCCATCATGAATGCCATCATGGGTCATGGCAGTGCCCTGATGTTGGGCTTCGTTTTCCCTGTCTTTACCCGGGTGCACATGCAGCACCATGCCCATGTCAATGATCCCGAAAACGATCCCGACCATTACGTTTCCAAGGGGGGGCCGCTGTGGTTAATCGCCCCCCGCTTTTTCTACCACGAGATTTTCTTTTTTAAGCGGCGGCTTTGGCGCAAGTACGAACTCCTAGAGTGGTTTCTCAGTCGCCTGACGCTGGTGGGGATTGTGACCTTTGCGGCGCTCAATGGCTATTTAGACTACATTTTGAACTATTGGTTTTTACCGGCTGGGGTTGTGGGTTTGATGCTGGGGCTGTTTTTTGACTATTTTCCCCATCGTCCCCACACCGAGCGCGATCGCTGGCACAATGCGCGGGTCTATCCCAGTCGTCTCCTCAACATCCTTATTTTTGGCCAAAACTACCACCTGATCCATCACCTCTGGCCGAATATCCCTTGGTACAAGGTGCAGCCCGCCTACTACGCCGTCAAACCTCTCCTCGATGCTCACGGCTGCAAACAAACCCT is a window of Thermosynechococcus vestitus BP-1 DNA encoding:
- the crtR gene encoding beta-carotene hydroxylase, producing the protein MTEAAIPATVPKEFLGPPVGFNPTLVMFFAAFAIAILSTWGYVQGHWPGGLSFVANMLALHLMGTVIHDASHNVAHRHPIMNAIMGHGSALMLGFVFPVFTRVHMQHHAHVNDPENDPDHYVSKGGPLWLIAPRFFYHEIFFFKRRLWRKYELLEWFLSRLTLVGIVTFAALNGYLDYILNYWFLPAGVVGLMLGLFFDYFPHRPHTERDRWHNARVYPSRLLNILIFGQNYHLIHHLWPNIPWYKVQPAYYAVKPLLDAHGCKQTLGILEPGNFLPFLYDALVGLHFHRPRSS